A single window of Flavobacteriales bacterium DNA harbors:
- a CDS encoding acetyl-CoA C-acyltransferase — protein sequence MKEVYIVAATRTPMGSFNGALSSLSAPQLGAAAIKSAIEKAGIKPDQVQEVFMGNVLQAGLGQAPARQAAIFAGLSHNVPCTTVNKVCASGMKAIMLAAQSIMLGDNDVVVAGGMESMSNVPYYLPSARNGYRLGDGKLVDGLVFDGLTDVYNKYHMGNAAELCAKECKISREQQDAFTVESYQRATDAWSAGRFKDEVSPVSVPQRKGDPIVVGEDEEYKNVKLDKIPTLRPVFQPEGGSVTAANASTLNDGASALVLVSADKAKELGLKPLARIVSFADAAQAPEWFTTAPAKAIPKALSKAKLNVSDMDVWELNEAFAVVGIANMNELKLDPTKVNVNGGAVALGHPLGSSGSRIIVTLLHVLKQQGGKYGGAGICNGGGGASAMVIENL from the coding sequence ATGAAAGAAGTTTATATCGTAGCGGCAACCCGAACTCCGATGGGCAGTTTCAACGGCGCACTGTCATCCCTCAGTGCACCTCAACTGGGCGCTGCCGCCATCAAATCTGCCATTGAAAAAGCAGGCATCAAACCCGACCAGGTACAGGAAGTTTTCATGGGAAATGTATTACAGGCCGGACTTGGTCAGGCGCCTGCACGGCAAGCGGCCATTTTTGCCGGACTCAGTCACAACGTACCCTGCACAACCGTTAACAAAGTGTGTGCATCCGGAATGAAAGCCATCATGCTGGCTGCACAAAGCATCATGCTTGGCGACAACGATGTGGTGGTTGCAGGCGGAATGGAAAGCATGTCCAATGTTCCCTACTACCTGCCTTCCGCCAGAAACGGTTACCGCCTTGGTGACGGTAAACTTGTTGATGGCCTGGTGTTCGACGGCCTGACCGATGTATACAACAAATACCACATGGGAAATGCAGCGGAGTTGTGCGCAAAGGAATGCAAGATTTCCAGGGAACAGCAGGACGCATTTACCGTTGAATCTTACCAGCGCGCAACCGATGCATGGAGTGCCGGCCGTTTCAAAGATGAAGTATCCCCTGTTTCCGTTCCCCAGCGCAAAGGAGACCCGATTGTGGTAGGTGAAGATGAAGAATACAAGAACGTGAAGCTGGACAAGATCCCAACGCTAAGACCGGTGTTCCAACCCGAAGGCGGCAGTGTTACCGCAGCCAACGCCTCCACCCTGAACGATGGAGCATCCGCCCTTGTTCTTGTTTCTGCCGACAAAGCCAAAGAACTAGGACTGAAACCCCTTGCCCGGATCGTTTCTTTTGCCGACGCGGCACAGGCCCCCGAATGGTTCACCACTGCACCCGCCAAAGCCATCCCCAAAGCACTCTCCAAAGCCAAGCTGAATGTATCCGACATGGATGTTTGGGAACTGAACGAGGCATTTGCCGTGGTAGGTATCGCCAACATGAACGAATTGAAACTTGACCCCACCAAGGTAAATGTGAATGGCGGCGCAGTTGCATTGGGACACCCACTGGGCAGCTCTGGAAGCCGCATCATCGTTACCCTTCTGCATGTACTGAAACAACAGGGAGGTAAATACGGCGGTGCAGGCATCTGTAACGGCGGCGGCGGCGCCTCCGCCATGGTGATTGAAAACCTGTAA
- a CDS encoding T9SS type A sorting domain-containing protein, translating to MKTTIKRFIMMAAIIGSTLAAGTAWAQGWKGGQEDASFQKQENSGGSTFDGWKGNQEDAALTEQEKKDGMKGQPVGVNGFVPASSSGVTVYPTVMTDALWVKMEAAVPGNIRVEVYDLLGKKVWSEVRYQDAGSFNEPFHPGALTCGTYIVRVVKGGAAWVTKIQSAC from the coding sequence ATGAAAACGACGATCAAACGATTTATCATGATGGCTGCAATTATCGGATCCACACTGGCCGCGGGCACAGCCTGGGCGCAAGGGTGGAAAGGTGGCCAGGAAGATGCATCCTTCCAAAAGCAGGAAAATTCCGGTGGTTCCACCTTTGATGGATGGAAAGGTAACCAGGAAGACGCGGCCCTGACAGAGCAGGAAAAGAAAGACGGAATGAAAGGACAACCGGTGGGCGTGAATGGTTTTGTGCCTGCATCTTCTTCCGGAGTAACGGTGTATCCTACCGTGATGACAGATGCACTTTGGGTGAAGATGGAAGCAGCTGTGCCCGGTAACATACGGGTGGAGGTATATGATCTGCTGGGTAAGAAAGTATGGTCCGAAGTTCGGTACCAGGATGCCGGCAGTTTCAACGAGCCGTTTCATCCGGGCGCACTGACATGCGGTACCTACATTGTGCGTGTGGTCAAAGGTGGTGCGGCTTGGGTGACGAAGATACAGAGTGCTTGCTGA
- a CDS encoding DUF2158 domain-containing protein, producing MMIRIFKPGDRVQLKSGGPVMIVQRYAREHHPLIGWYEDDHAVECSWYDRDGYHKDVIHQNHLVKVEQTHSFHAVGQKPAGQGMFPAKR from the coding sequence ATGATGATCAGAATTTTCAAGCCCGGAGACAGGGTGCAGCTTAAGTCAGGCGGCCCTGTTATGATTGTGCAACGATATGCCCGTGAGCATCACCCGCTCATCGGGTGGTATGAAGATGATCACGCGGTGGAGTGTTCCTGGTACGACAGGGACGGATACCACAAGGATGTGATTCATCAGAACCACCTGGTGAAAGTGGAGCAGACACATTCCTTTCATGCGGTCGGACAGAAACCGGCAGGCCAAGGAATGTTTCCTGCTAAAAGGTGA